The following are encoded in a window of Suncus etruscus isolate mSunEtr1 chromosome 16, mSunEtr1.pri.cur, whole genome shotgun sequence genomic DNA:
- the PDHA2 gene encoding LOW QUALITY PROTEIN: pyruvate dehydrogenase E1 component subunit alpha, testis-specific form, mitochondrial (The sequence of the model RefSeq protein was modified relative to this genomic sequence to represent the inferred CDS: inserted 1 base in 1 codon; deleted 2 bases in 2 codons; substituted 4 bases at 4 genomic stop codons) has translation MKHMLAAAFRAFSKVPRKPIPRGLAAQCDWSNEVAFEIKECKLHRLEEGPPIAAVLTRNDGFRYYRMMQTIRXMQMKADQLYKQKCMRGFCHLYDDQEACCVGLEAGILPMDHIITSYRSHGFCYTXGIPVENIPAELPGRRGSCAKGKEGSTQMYVKNFYRGNGIVGAQVPLGAGIVLACKYTGNTAICLTXYGDGAANQGQIFEAYTIXSLWKLPCIFICENNQYSMGISIESAAASTDYKRGNFIPGLRVDERDILCVWXATKFATDYCRPGNEPLVMELKTYRYHGHNMSDPGTCCTSREEMQDVRLKSDSIMLLKHRMINNHLVSTEELKAIDSEVKKEVENATQFAINDPEPTLHELAHHIYSGDFLGVTPASI, from the exons ATGAAGCATATGCTTGCAGCAGCCTTTCGTGCCTTTTCTAAAGTCCCTAGAAAGCCCATTCCAAGAGGGCTGGCTGCGCAGTGTGACTGGTCAAATGAGGTGGCATTTGAGATAAAAGAATGCAAGCTTCATCGTTTGGAAGAGGGCCCTCCTATAGCAGCGGTGCTCACGAGGAACGATGGATTCAGATACTACAGGATGATGCAGACTATTCGCTGAATGCAAATGAAAGCAGATCAGCTGTACAAGCAAAAATGTATGCGTGGATTCTGTCACTTGTATGATGACCAGGAAGCTTGTTGCGTGGGTTTGGAAGCTGGGATCCTGCCCATGGATCACATCATCACATCGTACAGAAGTCATGGATTTTGCTATACTTGAGGAATCCCTGTGGAAAAT ATTCCTGCAGAGCTGCCAGGACGAAGAGGAAGCTGTGCTAAAGGCAAAGAAGGATCCACGCAAATGTATGTCAAAAACTTTTATAGAGGAAATGGCATTGTCGGTGCTCAGGTGCCCCTGGGTGCTGGCATTGTGCTGGCTTGTAAATACACAGGAAACACTGCTATATGCTTGA TCTATGGAGATGGCGCTGCTAATCAGGGACAGATATTTGAAGCCTAtactatataat CTTTGTGGAAGCTACCCTGCATTTTTATTTGTGAGAATAACCAATATAGCATGGGGATATCTATTGAGAGCGCAGCAGCCAGCACTGATTACAAGAGAGGAAATTTTATCCCTGGACTAAGGGTGGATGAAAGGGATATATTATGTGTGTGGTAAGCCACTAAGTTTGCAACTGACTACTGTAGACCTGGAAATGAACCCTTAGTGATGGAACTGAAAACATACCGGTATCATGGCCACAAT ATGAGTGATCCTGGAACCTG CTGCACTTCCAGAGAGGAAATGCAGGATGTAAGACTGAAGAGTGACTCAATCATGCTTCTCAAACATAGAATGATAAACAACCACCTGGTGAGTACTGAAGAATTGAAGGCTATTGATAGTGAAGTGAAGAAAGAAGTTGAAAATGCAACCCAGTTTGCTATAAATGATCCCGAACCAACTTTACATGAATTAGCTCATCACATATATAGTGGTGACTTCTTGGGAGTCACTCCTGCTAGTATTTAG